The Euwallacea similis isolate ESF13 chromosome 12, ESF131.1, whole genome shotgun sequence region ATGTAGTGTGTGGTACCTACTCAGTGACATTATCtataatgttctataaaaagaggaaaatgcTTTATAATAGATTATTGCATAGTGTCATtcattatacaaggtgtacCAGAACCATTGGTTCAAATGAGTATACTGTGCTAGCAGATATAAGAATAGAGTGATTTAGCTaaataaacacaataaaaaagttgtttgtttACATTCTGCAGGAtgtttaagatttttattttatataaattagaaatttatatgCTTTGAAATTCCCCCTAGGGGAGGGTTTTTGGgtgcaataaattaattttaaatatctgtttCAAGCTACTTGATAGCAATACCCATAACTTTCaagttttttgcaattttggtgCTCTGAACTCTTCTACATTAAAAAAGACATTCTTCAAAGAATCTCtaattgtttttgagatatttttaattaagttttttagtGCACTGTCAAAGATTTATGAATACCATCAAAGTATCTACTTGCACTATAAACAAACGATATCAAATGTAGTTTAAAACttcatattatattttgtttaaaacaaaaaagaactCTAAAAACACATGTCAGTCTTGGCAatatatcaatagtttgctgTCCAGTTAATGAGGAGCACTTTAAGCATTTACTGTataattgctttaaaataatGGTATTAATGAACTTCTTCAGATGCCAATGCCTGGAATGCCTGGGTTTCCTCCAATTATGCCTCCTGCATTCAGTGTCCCACCTCCAGGTTTTGGTGCTGCAATGCCTTCTGTTACAGCTGTGACCACTGGTAATACAGGAAGTAGCAGTGAATGGACTGAACATAAGGCACCAGATGGAAGGATATATTATTACAATAACTTAACTAAACAGAGTTCTTGGCAAAAACCTGATTGTTTGAAAACAGCAGGCGAGGTTTGTATCTATAAGcaagatatatttttataaattttacttatcATCTAAAAAAGGTAAGTAAACTTTAGGGGCAAACATGAATATTTGAAACTTgggacaatattaaaataaaattcacgtCTCAACCAAATCATATGGTAAAAACACACCTCAGCAtgtattacaatatttttcctatgaTTGAATGTGTGCTAACTATTGGTTCAATTACATGATATATGTTATATGTCTGTATGTTATTTTCCATAGTATGTCCTTTCTTTTtactataataattattattttaaccaaatgtgaacctcaattttttatagttgCTGTTGTCTCAATGTCCATGGAAGGAATATACAACTGAtaatggtaaaatttattaccaTAATGTTAATACTAAGGAGTCAAGATGGGTTATTCCCCCTGAATTAGACGAAATCAAAAGAAGGGTGGTGGAAGAGTAAGTTTACTTAATATTCACATTCATAGTAATGCATaatatccaaattttttttcatattaccaaaataaacgttaaaatttttaaagcgtTTTATGTTATTGTGTTTACATTaagtatattaaattaattatagtatatttgaattaatataACGCGACTCATTACCGCATAGCGTTGttgttataaattataataattaaaaaatgttatccATGATATTTTTAAGGTCCAAACCTAAAAGTGGCCCAGTTACTCCAAAAGAAGTTTCTAGTCCATTACCTGCATCCACACCAATATCTGGTGCTGATTCACCCAACGCTTCGAATCCTGGTAAGTTTCAAAATcttaattaatgtttaactTTGTTAGACTTTAATATTGTAGCGTCAAGTCCAGGATCAAAAAGCAATGCGTTGGAAGCTGCCATGGCTGCCACTTTAGCAGCAATTTCTATACCAACACCTCCATCTAAGCCAGGTAAGCTTCTGTCATTCCTTTCATGTTATTTGCAACAGGGTCAGAAAGtagttagttaatttattactagaaaaatgagatggaaaaacattttcaattaaaccaGAAATTAAGCTTTAAGAAAAGAATGAACAGTGGCATGTCACAAAAAGTGGGATGGTGAAAAACCAGATCCCAGAAAAGTTTCACTGTAGATTTTCACAACAATTGTAATGTATAATATAAGTAAGTAGGTATTTCATTTatacaaattcaatttcatttttcatctaataactgaaaaacctGTGAATCAAAAagcttgattttttcaaattagtgTCGGGTATCTCTTGAAAGAATGCCTTTTAAATAACCCTGTTatcaaataaatgattttgtttttcataagTAATCAACATTTGATAAGGCTCTCTTTTGTAATGCTTTGTAGGTCTAAATGTTAATTAAGAATGTACCTATTTTCAGTCCAAAGTTGCTCCAACTTATGATACAAAAAGTGTTTCAATAggataatataattattaccgAATTTTTGTCGTAGATGACGAATCAAATTTGACCAATCATAGTGATAAAAAGGATTCTAAAGTGGCACTACCTGAACTCAAGGTATATACTGACAAGAAGGAGGCAATGGAAGCTTTCAAGGAATtgctaaaagaaaaaaatgttccttcaAATGCGAGTTGGGAGCAATGCCTTAAAATCATACAGAATGATCTAAGATATGGATCTTTTAAGaagttaaatgaaaagaaacaggttagtatttatttattggtcacttattatttattttaaaaaatatgtaaaggGTAGGTCAAATCTCTAGTATAGATAAATGCTATTTgcatcaataattttattttatgcttCCTTTAAACTATTAATTTCGGATCACCGTGTATATGCAGTGAACCAAATAGTTCGAGTTAGCCGTTTCATACCAGAAAATATCCAtttcttgttaattaaaaattttgatacaattattgtttatatcTAATAATagagttttgatttttcaatccATGATTGTAGGTTTTTAACGCTTACAAAACTCAGAAACAAAAAGATGAGAAAGAAGAGCAGCGCAATAAAGCGAAAAGATCGAAGGAACAGCTTGAGGATTATTTGATGCATGCTGATAAAATGACTTCCACTACTAAGTATTACAAATGTGATGAATTGTTTGGACATTTAGAGGTAGGACCCTATGtacttttatttacaactaTGTACGTAatgttatttctttaattctgTACAGGGTGAAATTGTTCAATTTCTGACTCTCACTTTTTACCCATTTGTTGAAAACATTCTATTCGGGTAGAAAGTATTTTCCACCCTAGGGAAagtgattaataataattttttaccgTCAGTTAATCGGCCACAATGTTATAATCCtcattgttgttttatttacgGTTACAAAGGACCAACTATGGATATGAATGTCAAAGAAATCGTTATAATTCATAGTATGATTAATTAATACCATATACTATTATGAGTCGAACATGAAAGATAAATAAGTTCTTttcaacaaaacaaatttaaaataatgcgTTCCTTTTAGTTTTCACTCTAATTTCGAGTAGTGTAAcaagaaaaacaattcacttggATGTGTACTATTACACATTTCCAATTCTTCATCACAATGTGAATTGTGGTGagaaaaaactctttttcaTTAATGACTACAGgcgattttttgtttgtttgtagGTTTGGCAAAGTGTTTCTGATCAAGACAGGAGAGATATTTATGACGATGTGGTGTTTGCTCTAGCAAAAAGGGAGAAAGAAGATGGAAAATCtatgaaaaaacgaaatatgaaaaaactgACTGAGGTTTTAGAATGTATGACTAAAGTAAATTATGATACAACTTGGACGGAAGCACAAGTAAAAGATTATACTGCTTTAAAgtgcttaaaaatattaacattacTTCTGCTAGGTAATGCTGTTAGAAAACGTTGCGTTTAAAAATGACGTAAACCTATTGGCAATGGACAAGGAAGATGCTCTTATTGTGTTTGAAGAACATATTAGACTTTTGGAAAAGGAATACTTAGAAGACAAGGTATTGGAgttattttatctaaaaaacaaTTGTGATACAGAAATAGCTGAATCGACAAATGTTTTGATCGTTTTTTGAGAGTTGCTATTTCGAGAAAGTCTTGGCCAATTTTcatgaacaaaaaatattctgaaagTCCGTTTTATCTATTCCTCCAGGAAAGAGAAAAACGTAGGCAAAAGAGGCAATACCGCAAGAACAGGGATCAATTTTTAGCACTTCTAGATCATCTTCATGAAGAAGGAAAATTGACATCTATGTCATTGTGGGTCGAATTATACCCAATCATATCAGCTGATATACGTTTTTCCGCCATGTTAggtaatttcgattttatttttatgtaatgtAACAAGTTTAttcaaaactatttattaattttaaggcaatATATATAACATAATTAAGGACAAAAAAAGTACGAACGTGGGTAGCGTACGAGTGCTTTTTATGATTTAGATTATTTGAATGCATATTAgactaaaattatttaaaattttagatgcACGAGTTATATTCGGAGAATTTCACGAACCAAATGCCACATTATTACTATAAATACTTGATTATTAGTGTAGTAACAGCtggtgaatgaaattctcagtttaataatttgtcaatTGCTTGTGGACTTAGACATATTTACAGGTCAATCCGGTTCAACTCCATTGGACTTGTTTAAGTTTTACGTTGAAGACTTGAAATCACGGTTTCACGATGAGAAGAAGATAATCAAGGAaatcttaaaagaaaaagaatttgAAGTAAAAGTTTCAACCACATTTGACCAGTTCGCTACTGTTATATGCGAAGATAAGCGGAGCGCAACTTTAGATGCTGGAAATGTGAAATTAACCTACAATTCGTTGCTAGAAAAGGTAActattaaatgaatatttcgtgttgttattttaaaacgaCACGTGTAAATTATACAATAATTCTCCTTTGGAATTATACTTTTTAGGCAGAAATGCGTGAAAAGGAAAGGCTGAAAGAGGAATCAAAGAGAATGAAGAAATTGGAATCTGCATTTAAGAGTTTATTAAGAGAGATGAATATTGACTTTGAGAAGTCCTGGGAGGAAATTAAGCCGAAGCTCGAGAACGAAGAAGAATTCAAGGCGTTCGATAGCGATTCTGAACGGCAGCGGGTTTataaggtaaaaaaaaatgcaaatcctGCCGGATCATCTGAATccgtttaataaatatgaaactGGACATAACACAATGTATGTAACGTGCATGTAATGGATTACATTACGTACATAACTATCAAAATTTGCAAGTGGAAACAGATATCCACTAATACACGAATGTTTGACTTAAATAGTCGTAAGTTAGATTTACTTTGAGTTTATGCACCTATAAATAGAacattatatataatattcattttttttttaatgtggcTCAGTCGTGTCACTAGACTTCACAAAGCGGCATTTGCAATAATTTAGATAATATTGAATATGTCCTTTTATATCAAGTTGCTATACATTCAAGAGTTTGTAATTAAAGCAAGCACAAATTATTAACGTTAAATATTAACCACCttaattaatgcatttttatataCGTCAGCTAATTATACAATATTTACTTCCAGGATTTTCAACATGAGATGGAAGAGTCTTGCTCCCACCATCATTCGCGCTCTAGAAAGTCGAAAAAGAATAAGAAGAGCAAAAGCAAGTATCGAAGCACTAGTTCCAGTGATTCGGACGATAAAGAAAAGGACAAATACCGAAAATCAAAACACAGGTCACGAAGTGGCAGTCCGGAATCTGAGAGCGACGAGCATggaaataataagaaaaagaaatcgaAAAGGAAGCATAGGAGAAGGAGCCGATCTGTAAGTTATTAACCTTAGTTTTGGTCTATAAAAACATTCTTAAGTAAATGTCATGTAAATGTTTTCTGTGATCACAATTTGCTGATTTTCCTTATAACAATCATaaatagtataattttttaaataaatgtgtaAAGTAAACAAATAGTATCAACCGTTGAATGAAGTACGCttactattaattaaaattttgtttgtcaGAGTTCTCCATCAGATAGAGCCAGGAGTGGAGAGATAAGCGAGAGTGAGCTAGAAAAGCAACGGGCTTTGCTTTTAGCCAAATTGAAAGATGAGAGTGACTAGCAGTTAATGAGTCAACCTCATTAGAGCTGtattcctttttttcttaCGGTGGTAAAATGTgttctcttcatttctttcATCACTCGGGTATAAATTGGGCAATTTTACTATCAAAGTAAGCTATATCAGTGAGGAAAGCTTGCGAGTAGATCGGCATAGACTTTTTTTCgatgaaaaaatttttgtgtcTTAGTAATAAGTACGAGTATCTCGACGCTTATAGTAATATAACTATGTAATTTCTTTTGTAATATCAGGTGTTTTTCGCTCCAACCTTTTTTCCGTCTATGTCCTAGTTTGAATGCATCTTACCTTTCTCTTCTACTCCCATCGCCTCATCCTGTGCGTGGAACCATCCAACGGCGTCTCTCTTCGCACAAACTAGTCACCCCTGCAAGGCGATAGACTTTCTGTCTTATCGCATTTCCCCATGGTAAACCATCGTTTAATTTACCAGTTTAATGTGAAAGAGTACGAGAGGAaactttgatttattttgttttgaaggAGGAACGTATCTCTGAGCACTAACCGTATAAGCACCAcaataaaagaagaaaaaaactttttagtgACACTCACTTCCACACACAAAATGTCAGCTATACTAGTGACATATCTCACAAgtctttgaaacaaaagaacaCCCGCCGATTATCCCGATTTATAGTTCCGGATTACGAACGTCTTGTTTGTCGCCACGCTACCGCACAACTGAATCACCTAAGGATGATATCGCTTCGGAACATACAAAAACTTTACAGCCtgccttttgtaaaggtacaGCTCATAGGTCGTACCATAAAGAACGATCAATATTCCGTacgaaataataaatgtacttgaattcttttaatatttctacctatcggaaatatggaaaattaattcgataaatgaaattaaactcaaaaagaaacaaaataacattttaccAGTATCATGTTTGATTCGAGCGTTGTAATTTATTCAAAGTTccatatatttcttttatataaacaataaaagaagtaattaagAACCAAAACATTACGTAAATTACTAACAGTGATACTTCAATGAATGatgaataaaaagttttcttaaaataggCAAGATACTTATTACAGCCGCATTTAGACGCCAAAAGTTGCCCATTCTTGACAAAAGAAATATACATAGAATGAAACTGTACTTACTCCtaatttattagatatttctaaatggttttttaacgtcaacaaaaatgaaacaaacatttctataatatctgtattatatttaaattccatAAACCTTTATACATATAGATCACTTTACGTCCAACATTGAACAACAATCATTTTACAGGATTTGTGTCGCGACACTATTGGTGAAGTAAATAAACGCACCGGccaaatttacaaaagttgCACCCAAAAATACACCCAACCACTTTCCATCTGACATGGTCACCAAACTAGCAGTGACGTGTCCACACAATATTCCTGGAATAGTTGCTATCGTGTTGCTAACGGCAAAAGTAGTTCCAGCATGATTAGGAGCGACGTCGACATGATTACTTAAGTGTCCGGCTGAATTGCACGCACTCAAACCCATGGAAATGCTTACAAGTATAAGTGCAAAAGCTAAATGTTCTACGACACCAAACATAGCCAGAAATAAAGCAGGGCCAACTAGTCCAATGCAAGTCATCAACCTGCGCACATTTAAAACACTCCAACTTTTATTAAGAAGTAGACCGTCGGCCACATGCCCGGAGATAATGCCAAATATCGAATTGACAATGTAAGGAACGGCGGTTAGGCTCAAACTGTGAGCATTCGCACCCAAAAACGTGTGCATGTAAGTCGGTAACCAGTTCATAATGATATAGGACGACCAGTTCATTGCGAAATGCGCCGCGTAGATTGCCCATAGAGGCTTGCTTAAAATGAAATCGGCCCATCGGGTATTGTGGGCTATAACCTTTGGCATATGCAGAGGGATGGTTTCTTCTCCCCCAAATGCGTCTCGCGGGTAGAAGCAGTAccataaaaatatccaaataaaTCCGAAAGATCCGAACCAGAAGAAACAAGCCTCCCAGGCGAAGTGAGGGCAGAGCACTGACGCAACTGTTTGTCCTACCGAACCCGATGCCAAGAGATAGGAAAATGCTCGTGATCGTTCCTCTACGGGTATACTATGGGCGAATAGATGAAATATTGTAGGAAGGcctaaaaaattcaacaatatttCATGTCGCTTGGgtgaccattaaaaaaacctcaaataGGCGTTGGAACATCAGTCTTGGATAAATTTGTCTATTTATTATCAATGAAAggtttttgttgaaaatgataaatggcttaatcaatgCCCTGTGTTTTTGGTTCTCTGCCCATTGAGAAGGTTCTTTGATAGCATGTTATAAGGTGAAATAAACTAGTATTGTAAATTATACACTTACCTAAGCCTTCAGCAAATCCTAATACTATCCTACAGGTAACTAATGCTGCAACGCTACTTGCCAGAAAAGGTGTAATAAATGTGGCTATGCTCCATAGCAGAACACTGAAGATCAACACATTTTTAGCGCCTAACTTTGTCGCCCAAAAGCtccctaaaatatttatggatAAGTAAAATAACAGATAGGTGGTTTATGATACATGCATGGTTactgaagaaataatattattgacaTTGCAATTTTGGCATGTCTAAATCCTTCTTGGCAGGATTTAAAATGTGAATGTAATGCACACTGCTGAGCCCTTagtaaaaagtaaatgttattctcagttagtttgaATTGAGGATAATGTGCAATTTCATTGTTCCTCCTAGTGGAGTGTAattcccaaataaaataagaggCAGAAAGAACATTCCACTCCAAATGTATATAACATATTCAAATCCATTCAATACACATTTTTGAGCAATAAATGGAAACTAACTAGCTAATTAACTACTATTTAAATGATAGGTAGTTGCCATAAACCCTTACCAATTATTTGGCTAGTAAAATATCCTATGGCAAATGCTGATAATATCCATCCTTGTAAATGTAGATTCCAGCCAAATACTTTTGTCATCGGTACTATAGCTATGGGCATTATTACTCTATCAGCactatttataaaattggcaaaactACATAGTGCCACAATCCGTGATGTACGGGTAAACCATCGAATTCTTGCCATTATTCAAAAGCCTCTCTAATACTTCGAGTAAGGGCTTAGGCTGGTAGTTGCTAATGGTTATGTAGATATTTCTTAAAACTAtgtacaaattaaattatatagaa contains the following coding sequences:
- the LOC136412702 gene encoding uncharacterized protein; translated protein: MARIRWFTRTSRIVALCSFANFINSADRVIMPIAIVPMTKVFGWNLHLQGWILSAFAIGYFTSQIIGSFWATKLGAKNVLIFSVLLWSIATFITPFLASSVAALVTCRIVLGFAEGLGLPTIFHLFAHSIPVEERSRAFSYLLASGSVGQTVASVLCPHFAWEACFFWFGSFGFIWIFLWYCFYPRDAFGGEETIPLHMPKVIAHNTRWADFILSKPLWAIYAAHFAMNWSSYIIMNWLPTYMHTFLGANAHSLSLTAVPYIVNSIFGIISGHVADGLLLNKSWSVLNVRRLMTCIGLVGPALFLAMFGVVEHLAFALILVSISMGLSACNSAGHLSNHVDVAPNHAGTTFAVSNTIATIPGILCGHVTASLVTMSDGKWLGVFLGATFVNLAGAFIYFTNSVATQIL
- the Prp40 gene encoding pre-mRNA-processing factor 40 homolog A isoform X2; translation: MDPNVAPQSSFVAPPGIGTPPLMQQMPMPGMPGFPPIMPPAFSVPPPGFGAAMPSVTAVTTGNTGSSSEWTEHKAPDGRIYYYNNLTKQSSWQKPDCLKTAGELLLSQCPWKEYTTDNGKIYYHNVNTKESRWVIPPELDEIKRRVVEESKPKSGPVTPKEVSSPLPASTPISGADSPNASNPASSPGSKSNALEAAMAATLAAISIPTPPSKPDDESNLTNHSDKKDSKVALPELKVYTDKKEAMEAFKELLKEKNVPSNASWEQCLKIIQNDLRYGSFKKLNEKKQVFNAYKTQKQKDEKEEQRNKAKRSKEQLEDYLMHADKMTSTTKYYKCDELFGHLEVWQSVSDQDRRDIYDDVVFALAKREKEDGKSMKKRNMKKLTEVLECMTKVNYDTTWTEAQVMLLENVAFKNDVNLLAMDKEDALIVFEEHIRLLEKEYLEDKEREKRRQKRQYRKNRDQFLALLDHLHEEGKLTSMSLWVELYPIISADIRFSAMLGQSGSTPLDLFKFYVEDLKSRFHDEKKIIKEILKEKEFEVKVSTTFDQFATVICEDKRSATLDAGNVKLTYNSLLEKAEMREKERLKEESKRMKKLESAFKSLLREMNIDFEKSWEEIKPKLENEEEFKAFDSDSERQRVYKDFQHEMEESCSHHHSRSRKSKKNKKSKSKYRSTSSSDSDDKEKDKYRKSKHRSRSGSPESESDEHGNNKKKKSKRKHRRRSRSSSPSDRARSGEISESELEKQRALLLAKLKDESD